Genomic DNA from Thermococcus sp.:
GAGAAGAGCGAGACGACGGAGGCAACCCCGGCCACCAGACCCACGAGAAAAGGGGTGGCCTCAAGGGTTATCGCGAAGGGCGATATTATGGGGTTGACTACGCTTATGCCCAGGAAGAAAAAGAAGGTCGAGAAGTTGAGAAGCCAGATGTCCCGGAGGGTTCTGTCGATGGCTCAAACCCCCGCTATGGGTTCATCCATGCCATCCTTAATGAAGGCGTGGCTCATGTGCTTCGTGTTCTTTGCAAAGCCCACGTTGCCCCTGGCGTCGACCATTATTATGCCCATCGTGTCCCTGCCGAAGTAGCGCGTTGCGAGGTTTATGGCCGCATCGCTCGCAGCCTGGGCACCCATCCCGAGCCTGACGAAGTCCGTGGCGCTCTTGGCCAGGGCGAGCTTTATTGCCACTTCGCCGAGACCGGTGCACGAGGCGCCGGCAACCTCGTTGGCGTAGGTTCCGCCGCCGATTATCGGCGTATCCCCAACGCGGCCGAACATCTTGAGGAAGACACCACCCGTGGACGTCCCTGCAACAACCTCCTCGCCGTCGAAGGCGACCGCTCCAACCGTGCTCCTCAGCACCTCCGGATACTCCTTGATCAGTTCGTTGAGCTTCTTCCAGTGCTTCGTTTCGCCCGTTTCGAGCAGCTTTTTCCTAAGCTCCTCCCACTGCCTCAGCCTCTCGTCGGTCACTGGGTCGTACTCCTCGAAACCCATGAGCCTGGCGAACCTTACCGCCCCCTCGCCATTGAGCAGAACGTGGTCGGTTTTTTCCATCACCTTCCTCGCGACGCTTATTGGGTTCTTGACGCCCCAGATCCCGGCGACGGCCCCGGCTTCGAGCGTTTTGCCGCGCATTATGGCCGCGTCCATCTCGACCTTTCCGTCGAGTGTGAGGACGCTTCCGGTGCCCGCGTTGAACAGCGGGTTGTCCTCAAGAACCTTGACTGCCTCCTCAACCGCATCTAAAGCAGAACCCCTCTTGAGTTCGCGCCAGCCGGCCAGGACAGCCTCTCTAACACCCTCGATGACCTTTGGAATGCGCTCTTCTTTTCGTATAGTGCCGGCACCACCGTGAACTATTATCGCGACCATGAGAACCACCGTAATAAAAAGTCCTCGAATGGTTAAAAGAATTGTGGAAACGGAAAGATAGGAACTTCAGCTCAGGGCCATGTTGATTATCGTTTCTCCGATGTTCTCAAGGTACTCCAGGATTCTCCGGTAGCTCTCAAGGGCTATCGACTGCCGGTAGTCTATGGAGCGTATTTCCTCCTTCAGCTCAAGCATGAGCCTGTCTATCTTGCCCAGGTCCCTCTCCTCTATCTGTGCCATCATCTGGCTGAACTTTTCCTTGAGGTACGGCACGCTTATCTCGCTCGGGTTCTCGGCGATTCTCGTTATGTGGTCGCCTATGCGTTCAATGTTCCTGACTATGAACAGTATGCCCAGCAGGTCGAAGGTCCTCCTTATTATGCCGCTCTCCTCCGTAACACCGCGTTTGCTGAGGAGCCTGTTGACGGCGCGAATTATGAGGAAGTAAAAGCGGTCGAGCTCGTTCTCAAGGTCGTTTATGTCACGGAGAATCTCCCCATCGCCGGGGGAAGCTATGAGAAGCTCAAGGTCGCCCAGCATCGATATTATGAGGGAGCGTATCCTGTTCAAGAGCTCGGCGAGGTTGACCTCCTCCTCATCGAGGAGGCTCTTGGCGACTATCCTCTGGGGCTCGTCGAGTATTATCTCAACGCCCGGGAGGCTCTGGAGCACCTTCCTTATCTTGACCTTGTATATCGGCATCTCCTCGGCCAGGTGAATCTCAAGGACATCGTAGCCCTGGATGTAGGCGGATATAACGAGCCTGACTGCCATGTCAGGGGAGTACTCGCGTGATATGGTGAGGATCTTCCTCTCGCTTACCTCCCTCGGCTCTTTCGGAAAGATGGTTATGCTCCCGTCAGGGTTTATAGAGAGGGGAACGACATCACCCTGGCTGAGGCCGTGTTCCCGAACCCACTTCTTGGGGAGGGAGATTATGTATGAACTCCTGCCGGTAAATTGGATTTTCCGGAACTCCATAGATATCACCGCCGATATATAGAAACTCCACGCGGTATAAAAGACTTCAGTTCGACAGACTTATAAACGCTAAGATTAACGTTAGCACATGTTCCAGGGCTACGGCAGAGACGCAAAGATACTCATAGCGGCCAACGCAGCGGGCCAGCTCTTCCTCCAGTTCTCAATATTCATCATGCCGTTCTATCTGGCCGTCCTAGGCTACGATATGGCCGCCATGGGGACGTTCTTCTCAATACAGACGTTCACAGGGGGACTTTTCTTCCTGATGGCCGGGCAGGTCTCACTGAGGCTGGGCTATAGGAAGACCCTCATCATTTCGGCCCTCCTTGGACTCGCCGGAAGGCTCCTCCAGGTGGCCGCGATAAACGACTACGTCCTTGCCCTCGGCTTCTTCCTGGTCGGCGCGAACATGGGGCTGAGACAGCCAAACTTCACCGCCCTGCTCAGCGAGGAAGTTGGCGAGGAGAGGCGCCATCACGCGTTCTCGATAAGCTTTGGTCTGGGGACGATATTCAACGCCCTGGGAGTCCTCATAGCTGGCTTTGCCCCGGGCTTTTTCGTGGGGCTCGGGCTGACGGAGGGGATAGCCTACCGGCTGGTCATCTCGCTTGCGCTCCTTCAGTTCGTTCTCGTCATTCCCGCGCTGCTCATAATCCGCGACGTGCCCGTGAAGAACCCGCGGATAAACTGGAACCGCGAGCTTGTCATAAAGATACTCAAGTTCTCCCTTCCGAGCGCGCTGATAGGCTTCGGGGCGGGAATAACCATCCCCTACATGAGCCTCTACTTCAAGCTCCGGTTCGGGCAGACGCTCGCGGCTATAAGCGGGATATTCTTTTTCCAGCAGCTGGCGATGGGCCTCGGCTCCTTCGGCCTTCCAAGGCTGGTTCACAGGATAGGGCCGGTCAAGGTGATAACTTCCTTCCAGAGCATAGCGGCCTTTCTCTTCGCGATATTCCCGTCGATAGAGACCTTCCTGTTAGCGGCACTGCTCTACGTCGTCCGCTCCATTCTCATGAACATAGTCTGGCCCATAAACGACTCCTTCATGATGGGCTTCTTCTCGACCGAGGAGAAGGCCACCGCCGCGGGAATAAGGAGGGCCTTCTCAACCTTCATGCGCGGTGGGGGGAACTACGTCGGAGGCTTGCTGTTCGGAATGTCCCTGAGCTATCCGTTCTACGCGACTGCCCTGCTGTACGTCATAGCGACGGCGATATTCTACGCATTCTTCATAAAGCACAACGAGTGAAAAGAAAAGTCAGCCCCCAGCGAGCTCGATTCCCCGTTCAAGGGCCCTGAAGTTGATCTCCCAGAGCTTCTCCCGGAGGGTGAGCCTTATCCCCTCGTAGAGGGACTCCTTCTTGAGGGGCACAAGGCCCTTTCCATAGGCGTAGCCGAGCATCAGGACGCCGAGGGTTCTGGGGTTTATTCTGTCGGCCTCGCGCTGGAAGTCCAGCATGTGGACGGGGCATATTCTGCCGATGGCTTTCCGTATCTCCTCCAGCTCCGGGTACTTCTCCTTTCCGACGAGTGTCGTCGCGGTGTGTATCGGGTAGGCGTTTATCACGGCCGTGCTGTTTTTACCCAAAAACCGGGCGTTTCTCAGTGCCTCGGCGGGTTCAAGGGCGAGCATGAGGCTGGCTTTTCCCTCCTCGATTAGGGGTGAGTAGACATCCTCCCCAAACCTCAGGTAGCTGAGAACGCTCCCATAGCGCTGGCTCATCCCGAGGGTTTCGCCTATTCTGACGTTGTAGCCCTCGTGCATGGCAGCGTTTCCCACTATCCTGGAAAGGGTCAAACCGCCCTGTCCGCCGACGCCGGTGATTATCAGGTTGAACTCCATGAGCACCACCGGAAGGCTTTGGGAGAGAGGCGATAAAAACCTGTTGTCGAGAAAATTCGACTGGCTGGAAAAAGCCCCGAAAATACCACGGGGAAAGGCAAGAAAAGGTTGAAGACTGAAATCAGCCCTCCATGCGGAGACGCCTTATCACAAAGTCCCTGTCGAGGGAGGCCAGGAAAGGTGCCAGCCTTGGCCCGCGGTCCTTGCCGATGAAGATGTTGTAGAGCACCCTGAACCACTCCTTGCTCGGGATTCCGCGCTTCTTTGCCGCCCCAAAGATGGCGTTGTTGAGATCGTCAACGGTGAAGGCCCCGTGGGACCCCACCCACTCCGCAACCTCAAGCATGGCATCCCTTATCTCGGGCCCCAGTTCAATCTCGGGAGGTTTCTCCAGGAGGGTGAACTTCACGTTGTCCGGGGCGTACTTCTCAACCCAGTTCCTAGCCAAGCGTATGCGGAGCTTCACCCGTTCGACGTCTTCTTCGCCGAGCTTCTCGGGGAGATGACCCTGTTCCTGGAGGACGCGGATTATGCCCTCCTCGTCGAGGTGGGGCATCTGGACGAGCGTGACCAGGAACCTGAAGGGTGCCTGGGCTGTGAGCCTCCCCGGAACCTCCGGCATCGAA
This window encodes:
- a CDS encoding isoaspartyl peptidase/L-asparaginase family protein: MVAIIVHGGAGTIRKEERIPKVIEGVREAVLAGWRELKRGSALDAVEEAVKVLEDNPLFNAGTGSVLTLDGKVEMDAAIMRGKTLEAGAVAGIWGVKNPISVARKVMEKTDHVLLNGEGAVRFARLMGFEEYDPVTDERLRQWEELRKKLLETGETKHWKKLNELIKEYPEVLRSTVGAVAFDGEEVVAGTSTGGVFLKMFGRVGDTPIIGGGTYANEVAGASCTGLGEVAIKLALAKSATDFVRLGMGAQAASDAAINLATRYFGRDTMGIIMVDARGNVGFAKNTKHMSHAFIKDGMDEPIAGV
- a CDS encoding phosphate uptake regulator PhoU codes for the protein MEFRKIQFTGRSSYIISLPKKWVREHGLSQGDVVPLSINPDGSITIFPKEPREVSERKILTISREYSPDMAVRLVISAYIQGYDVLEIHLAEEMPIYKVKIRKVLQSLPGVEIILDEPQRIVAKSLLDEEEVNLAELLNRIRSLIISMLGDLELLIASPGDGEILRDINDLENELDRFYFLIIRAVNRLLSKRGVTEESGIIRRTFDLLGILFIVRNIERIGDHITRIAENPSEISVPYLKEKFSQMMAQIEERDLGKIDRLMLELKEEIRSIDYRQSIALESYRRILEYLENIGETIINMALS
- a CDS encoding MFS transporter; its protein translation is MFQGYGRDAKILIAANAAGQLFLQFSIFIMPFYLAVLGYDMAAMGTFFSIQTFTGGLFFLMAGQVSLRLGYRKTLIISALLGLAGRLLQVAAINDYVLALGFFLVGANMGLRQPNFTALLSEEVGEERRHHAFSISFGLGTIFNALGVLIAGFAPGFFVGLGLTEGIAYRLVISLALLQFVLVIPALLIIRDVPVKNPRINWNRELVIKILKFSLPSALIGFGAGITIPYMSLYFKLRFGQTLAAISGIFFFQQLAMGLGSFGLPRLVHRIGPVKVITSFQSIAAFLFAIFPSIETFLLAALLYVVRSILMNIVWPINDSFMMGFFSTEEKATAAGIRRAFSTFMRGGGNYVGGLLFGMSLSYPFYATALLYVIATAIFYAFFIKHNE
- a CDS encoding indolepyruvate oxidoreductase subunit beta, with product MEFNLIITGVGGQGGLTLSRIVGNAAMHEGYNVRIGETLGMSQRYGSVLSYLRFGEDVYSPLIEEGKASLMLALEPAEALRNARFLGKNSTAVINAYPIHTATTLVGKEKYPELEEIRKAIGRICPVHMLDFQREADRINPRTLGVLMLGYAYGKGLVPLKKESLYEGIRLTLREKLWEINFRALERGIELAGG